TGAGTAATTTCTAGCTTGATTTATGAAGAAGTGGAACAATTTCATTAGTTCTGTTGTTTgattccattaaaaaaaattaccgcCACTTCTCTCTCATTTTGAAGGGTTGGTAGATGAGATGACTTGAGAAGAATTGAATTATTGGGGATAAGATATGCTGAGATTGTGGGATTTATTTGTGGAGTAAGATTCCGAATATTTGATATGAAATGGAGTGCCAATTTGATTCTTGAGTTTACAATTTGTACTGTGAAGTCTAATTAGATTTGATTTCATGATATATTAATACGTCTTTCTTTTGGATTGTGTTGACAGAATGTCTTGTGCCACCGTATAGCCATTGATACACCTAAAACCGCACAAGCCAACgggattaaaaaataaaatgctGCACGGATTAAGTTGGATATTTCGTTGATAAATTCAAATAGGAAGGGCAGGGGGAGGAGCTAGTGTGGGGAACCATTTCTTGGAATGGAAACTCATAGCAAAGCTACTTGTCGGGAGGATCTAGAGGTTGACATAATCGAAGGTTCAAATAAAACTGATCCCAAATTTTGTGGGAAAGAAGACCCTGATGCAACTGAATATTCAAGCTCATTCGGGGAGACATCTGATGCGGATAATGGTTCAGTATTTAGGGAAGGAGAAGTAGAAACTCAATTTTTTGGAGACATCGGCTTGCCACCCACATTTGGTTCATTTAGTAGCACGCTTCAaataaggtttatttttttccagGCTGCAAATATAATccatcaaatatattttgttataagaAAAACCACATAGAAAACTAAAGGATTATGAGCTAACATGATAGCCTTGCTTTCTACCTTTCTTAATGATTTTGGTTGCCCTTGATTGGACTACTTAATGATATCAATAAAGCATACATACCTAGTCTTTGAAAGTGGAGATATACAACCAAGACTTAGAAGCTGTCtttcctcaattttatttccCCAACAAAAGAATAAGGGAAAGGTGATTCCTAATCCTTGTGATTCTTGGGAGTTGAATATTCTTGTCcttgattgattaaaaaagTCTAGAACCCTTGCAAACAAGAAATCTGTTAATCTTTGTAAAGGGGTCTTTCCTCAAGTTGTAGAGTGTTGCAATCTTTGTAAGATAGATGGGGAAAATAGTTGGCATTTTTCTTGGTTTGTCATTTAGCAAAAAGATCATGGACTTGAATGTTTAATGTGTTGAAGTTCTCTGGTACTGGTACAATAATCGAAGGACTAGTTaactcaactttttttctagCTCTTCCAACTTGAAATACTTACACATTGTGGGTGATAAGAGTAGAAAGTATCTAGggttaatttagaaataaagaaTTCCAGAAGTTTTAGGGAACAAATTGTGAatttatctcatttttatgtttttacttGGTGCTCCCTTTCTACACACGTAGTTACAATTCATTTGTAAAACCAGCTACGATTTTTTATACATTGACCtttcatatacatatacatatacatatacatatacatatacatatacatacatacacacacacatatattagtaattaatgtaattttgtttcttatagagaaacaaaaaataaagaagcgTCACACATGTAGTTAATACTAACTGAAATGGTTTTCCTTGTAATTCTTCTATGGGAGATAAAGGTCTTTTCGATCTCAGGTctggttattttttttcactacaCGAATGGAAAATGCCATTTgttcataaaaacaaaaaagttaaaacgTGTAATGGTAAGCATAGAAAATCTGGCAATCCCATCTTTTTGGTATCATGAAGATGAGGAATAACATCAAGCATCTTGATCATTATTTTGTTCCCAAATCAGGATGCAGAGCTAATCAGCTTTATGTTTATACTTTACGCATTTGAATGGTTCAACTGGCTCTGCTCTTTTGTAGGAAGAGGAAGTTAACAACTCACTGGCAAAACTTTATCCGCCCTCTAATGTGGCGCTGCAAGTGGACAGAATTgagaattaaagaaattgagtCACAGGCATTGAAATATTCCAGAGCACTTGCAGTGTATGAACAAGAAAAAGTTCCTGCCCATGATCCAACAatggaagattttttttcaaaaacttttccattttctagCCAATATTACAGAAAAAAGGCAATGAAACGAAGAAAAcggaagaaaattgaagatgcAATTGATATTTCATCCTATATGTCACATCATAACCTTTTCTCATACTTTGGTACCAACTTTAACCTCGTAGCTATaacttcttgttttttcaCTTCTCCTTCTAAATGCAACTGTATCATTTggttacttttgttttttaacgTAGAAAATAAGAGATCTGAACTAGATGGTACTTCTGTAGCTGATGAATTTGCAAATCCAGGTAAAATATTTCTGCTGTTTCCCACATATTTTCTACATGgcatgaagtttttttttttttttttggtgatgATAGCTGATGGGAAGGCTAACCAAGACACTTTCACTGGATATTTGGAGTATTATATTGAATGAAGGCAATCTTCAACTATTTTAAACGTTGGGCAAAAAAgctttatttcattttcatgcaTTTTTTAGGGAGAAAAAAGCTagaagatatattttttttcaaatgaaactttattcTCTTGTAGTTTTTAGTGCATTTAACTGAAGTATCCCTTTCTTTACCATATCatcaaccaaaattttttttcctaattgaATGTCCtatcatattttaatctctctaATTTAACGTGGTACATCTTATTTAGAAAAGTATAAGCACTTTACTCGgacttctctctctctttttttttggtctcACATGCAACAATTAGGACATATATCATATCTTCTCTTTGCTGAAACACGCATAAATATGAAATCAGCCACTACACGTTTCAAAAAAGCTTGAgaatcctttttcttcttttgttcttgtgtgtgtgtgtgtgtggacTGGTGGGGGTGGCTTAGTATTTGCATAAACATTATTCCATTGCATATATCTTGGTTGTGCAAGGccattgttttctttgatttatatttaatatgcAAACTGTCTTCTTGTTCATTCTAATGATTCTTTCTTAGTTCATTACCTTCCTTAATCCcttcaatttcatatttacaaattagaaaatttaaagttgGCTTCTGTTGTTATTGGGTCAgtgaaaatggagaaaaatgcTGATTCTGATGACAAGTTTGGGATTAATGACGACTCCATTCTTGAGTCCAGAGACACTGATAACTCTTTGGAACAAGTACTCTGGAAAATTGAAGTGGTGCATTCTCGACTACTCAAACTAAAGGGTCAAATGGACAAGGTGATGTCAAAAAATGCtgcaatattttcttcctcAGAGAATCTGAGCCTTCTTGCACCTTGTGAGGCACAGACCAGCTCTGCCCCTAGTCCTACATTTTCTGCTGGAAATGGAGAACTATCAGTCGGAGTTATGTGTGCATCGACTCAACGTATATCAGAGTGTGATATCGGTGATCTAATGAAGCCTGAAAGTGCTATTTCAAGCTTTGGGGATGCTATATTAGTTCCTGATATCATTGAAAGTACAGTTGGGAATTTGACTGCTACCGATGTTTCGCTTCCTCAACCCCAAATTGGGGACTCAACTGAGGCTGTAAGAATATGTCCAGCTTATTAATATGTCTTATACACGTCCTTTTCTTGTGACTGATAATGCTAGAGACAACTTTTGGTTTGAAGTTTGAACTCCCAAAAATAggtttgcatttttcttttcaagtttcTATGTTTATAgactataaattaaaaaagggcATTTTCCTCAATTGCAAAGAAGTTAACTGATATACTTCATGTCTATGGAACGAAATTAACATCTTTGCAACACTGCCTTTCAtgagaatatatatgtttttctctTAAGAAGCTATGATGTACATTTGGATTTTATTTATCATGGTCTGTTTTCATTTGATCTCTTTGATACGCATATACTGCATGactatgaaatgaaaatttcatcttttaataGCTTTCATGAGAATAGATATGTTAAGCTCTAAAGAAGCTATATTGCACATTTAAATTTCTGTCTTAAGGGTAACTTTTGCTCTTCTTAATTAGCAAATAAGTAGATCCCTTCTTCTAACGTCAAAGCTGACCTTCGCAGATTGTTGATAACGTGCTGATACACAACGAGGTGGTTGAGGCAGAGAAAAACACGGATAGCAAGATTGTTGCACAGCCAGTTGAAAAGCATCATGAAGCAGAAAAAGTCAACCAAGGTGAAGGCACCAGTCTCAGCTCAAATCCAACAACACAGCCTGATCCTGCGGGAAAAGCTTTGGTCTCTGAGGAACAATCAGCTCTTAAGAAATGTTTAGCTTCAGATATCAACTTCCCCAGGAACAAGAGAAAACGAGGGGAAAGAAAAGCGGGACCGGGTAGTTGGAACAAGAAACATTCGAGCGAACCCGATAGTCAGTAAGTGATTTACCTGTGTCCATTAGAGTAACTGGAGCTGGTCAGGCGTAAAATCTCCATCTTGCCATTAGCTGTTGGTATAGGTATGTAATGACCAGTTTTCAGGTTTAGGTCTGACAGTAATTTACAAAATGGAGCATCTCTCTATTGTTGCTGCCTCGATGAGTTAGAGACTGATCCTGAGTTTTACTTATGTAACTTCTCTGTATAATGTTTATTAGGAACAGATCTCTCTCTTAGTCTTAAGTTGGTTTAGATCTCtcaataaaataacttttgcCAACACTTTTTACCTTGAATTACTGACCTACTTGAATGAATCATGCTATTAAGGATTTGTCTGTCTAGAATTCACCTTTCAGTTAGAAGATATCTCAGTTTAACTGCAAAGGGACATTGAATTCACTAGAAGCTGATCGGTTCAAGACGTTCGAAGTTTGggatattaaatattaaagaagtAACAAGTTTCTTTATTGATATCTTTGAATATTACATTGCTTGAGCTAAAAagacctttttcttttgttggcAGATTTGCAAATATCTATAATCATTGTGTCTTACTCATCGCATCAACTTTTTTAGGTTGGTTGTGAATGTGATTCCTCTCATAAAATGCATCATGATGCCACCCTACTTTGGTAAGCCATTGGCAGAAAGATAAATCATGAATCTACTTATCATTTTGAGCTATTCTGATAAATATGATGACGCTAGTATATGGTTACGAACCATAGAGATCAGAgacaacaaaaaaactaagtaaaattagaaattGGGCTTGTTTTCTCGTAATTTGTTTACTATGGTTTCATTGCactgaaaagaaatatttgagCTCttagttcaattttaaaattaagtttttatgaaatattttgcTTGAGTTATACAGTTACCATATGATAATTAGTAAATGTAATTctaagtaaaattttgataagaaaacaattaaattatatttgcGATTAAAGCTGATCAAGATTGATCTAACACCACTACTTAAAATGTAAGCTTAGATTATTATGTAACGTCATGGAGGTGTTTTTCAACATTTAGTTGCTTCATATCAtggttaaattaaaagaaatataaacaaaatatttttgtgttgGTACTTCAATGTTGATAGAAATATAagtcttaattttattgaaatttcaatgaaAAAGACGATTTCGAGGAAtgtttttgagaaaattataaaaattaaaaacaatcataaattaGGTGTAAACatttcattgttttcaaataagtaATCGTGTCtactattttcattatatttatattattagtagTATTTCTATGTTTATTCTCTGTGTTTCgtatatttttctatgaaataatgaaaatatcgaACATTGATATCAAACGTGAAAATGTCAATGAAAATATCtacatatattattcataatttaataCATGGTTGGTACAAAAGAATCCCATATATACTAAGTTTGTAAAGAGTTGGTGTGTGATAAATGCTATAGTTGGCCTTGGAAAGGGAATTTTCcctcttttattaattagtttctaTCATTCCCATTAGTactctttcatttaattttcctCTTCAACTTCCAAACTCCCTCAATCACTTTCAATCTCTTTACTTTGAGATTTGGTTCTTGTCAAAAGTTTGGATTATGTATCAAATAAATCACCATAACatagaatgaaaattgaaaactttaattagtttaaaatataaatcacaTTCTCGATAGTATATAACACTTCAGTCGAGTTGGTTTTATTTGGAGACACTGTGATAATCTTGAACTATTTGCACACCAAACAGAGTCACATCAGTTGTCTCCTTTTGATcttaaattgtatttatttaggttttgtttgttattcTAGTTTTATGTTAAGTAGTTGTTCCAGTCCTATTGTTTCAAACAATTACTCCTATACGTTatacgttttaaaaacgtcctaaatttcaaattgtgaTTGCAAGGAGCATTTAGTCATACCAAATTACATTCTGATCTCCtcaatgtgtttttaaaaacatattttagaataataatgtaaagtgtttggattttaagttattttggaccatattctttttcttaagttaTATACTGTGTTGCAAACTGATCATTGTTGGGGTGACAGACAGcctttaaaattctttttatttttcttctttctttctttttataaatgatttctTGGATCCCTTGTCTTCACTTTTTGGCAGtcattaaagaaaagtaaaagtcAATAAAGAACTTCTCTCCCCATGcacttcccttttctttctttttcttcctccttcTCTTCCATTCCATGGTGAGATATTCTCATCTCTATgttcactatatatatatatatattcaaaacttttgttttatattagcGGGTCTCTCTAACCATTAACGcatatttaaactaatttcacgagataatttgtttataatatttgaatgttAAGAACAACTCCTAGATAAGTAACGAACACATTCTCAAtatctattttcaaaacttaaaaatacatttagaataaaaaagtttcttgttgttctttttattaaaaaaaaagtttctttaCAGATCaatacataattttattttatttttatgttttttagaGATGAGAAGAAacccaatatttaaaaaaatagtagaagATTGAGTGGAATAtaatctatctatatataataaaaaaaaatgcatgcaaaTATACATAGGATAATAAGATTTACTTTTAGTTACGTACAAAAATGGTTATTGCTCATATTAACATTGACTAAAATGAACATAGTTTAATTGTATTAGCTAGTAAACTACAGTGTTTGAGGTTTCGAATCCTCAACTTTCTATTATACcataaaaaagagttaaaagttaaattataattaattaagtggTAAATTGATAGTTTAGTTATAGTGATAATTGAACATGTAATCTTTGTAGACGAACACTGtgtcaattaattaattgagctTAAGCTAAGTTAACAccaaattaactttttctttctttttttttcttgatattaaTGGGTGACCTAACTAAACATGGAGGTTTCAACTACCACGAATCTCCAAaagttacatttttgtttttcaagaaCTTTAATCCAAATTACCATAATTAGATCAAATTAAGAacagattaaaaaaaaacaaaaaagtgctgatttaatttatatgtagaaaaaaaatttaattatgaagAGAATTTCCCATAGTTGTTAAGGCagaaaagtaaataaacaaACCCAAAAGAAAGTTGATTATGTCAATTCACAAATTTggatctttctttttttggtttgatCAGCACAATGTCAATTTTGGCCCTCTTTGACTTTAAAACTATCTCAATTTCTATGTTAATCTTCCACtccataaatttataaattgcTTTATACGAATCAATTTAGAccgtttaattaaaattattacaaatatcaaattgataaaatattcggcacaaataaatttttcgATATAgtgataaaattaattgttaagtTTTAACCGAacctaaaatttgatttaatagttagttcaaagtttcaattcataaaactcaaaattagtGTGCCATGAGTTGATACTTTCTCCAATTACATCAAGTAACATACTCGTTTGGGcttgatatttgaaaaaatgtatGAAATTTGTGGAAAAAAGGGTTATTtcgaaaattttaaatcaaactaaaattctCATCGAAATTTCAACCTccaaaccatttttctttttaaatttaaggaaataataatcattattaaaaggaaaagaaaaaacatattctAAAATAGCTTTTGAACAAAGTGAAGATTTATTTACTAATCTTTTCATTCTCTCTATCTTTCTCTTAGGGCCCAAAGGCTCTCATTTTCAACAAAGTGAAGATTAATATTATCTTAATATTGCAATTATGCctaatacataattaaatcattcctaatttttagaataaaaaatataaatttttacaaggaaaaataattttattgactTTTATTATAAGATTTAAAGGCTGTGGTTCGTTGGAGATTCCAAATTGAGTggttttttactaaattaaccTCGTAATCCCAAATATTTCCAttgttcctttttaattaagcaaataataataataattgtggGTCAAGAGGGAGCAttgctttaatttttcatttcaaaattgaattcCAACttgcatttattttcttattttagttCATGGAATGAATCAAAAGGACAACTCTTTGGTTTAGtgtctctttatttatatgattttgattctcaacttagttttttgtttttgaaaaacaaataaaaagtaaattaattattatgtttgCTTTTCATActcttcaaaaaaataatcaacgTATTCATGTATTATATACATCGTTTTAAAATTCCATCAACATgtacattttttcatttgcaCGTTTCTTGGTTTCGATATCGATACGAGGCGTGAATCAGTAATTCtattatatcataaaaaatgaatgaaacacaataaataaacatcaaaatatcaatagtataaatagaaatttgatgttacttatttgaaaataataaaacgtttatttactaattcaaact
This is a stretch of genomic DNA from Cucumis sativus cultivar 9930 chromosome 4, Cucumber_9930_V3, whole genome shotgun sequence. It encodes these proteins:
- the LOC101221808 gene encoding uncharacterized protein LOC101221808; translation: METHSKATCREDLEVDIIEGSNKTDPKFCGKEDPDATEYSSSFGETSDADNGSVFREGEVETQFFGDIGLPPTFGSFSSTLQIRKRKLTTHWQNFIRPLMWRCKWTELRIKEIESQALKYSRALAVYEQEKVPAHDPTMEDFFSKTFPFSSQYYRKKAMKRRKRKKIEDAIDISSYMSHHNLFSYFENKRSELDGTSVADEFANPVKMEKNADSDDKFGINDDSILESRDTDNSLEQVLWKIEVVHSRLLKLKGQMDKVMSKNAAIFSSSENLSLLAPCEAQTSSAPSPTFSAGNGELSVGVMCASTQRISECDIGDLMKPESAISSFGDAILVPDIIESTVGNLTATDVSLPQPQIGDSTEAIVDNVLIHNEVVEAEKNTDSKIVAQPVEKHHEAEKVNQGEGTSLSSNPTTQPDPAGKALVSEEQSALKKCLASDINFPRNKRKRGERKAGPGSWNKKHSSEPDSQ